One window of the Longimicrobium sp. genome contains the following:
- the moaC gene encoding cyclic pyranopterin monophosphate synthase MoaC encodes MSDGGFTHLDESGRPRMVDVGGKEVTRRVAVAEGRIRMSPETLAAIAAGETPKGNVLLVAQLAGITGAKRTADLIPLCHPLPLTSVEVEISADDSLPGIRVSATAKVEGKTGVEMEALTAVTVSLLTIYDMCKARDRGMEISGIRLIGKAGGRSGTWTGGTVEG; translated from the coding sequence ATGAGTGACGGCGGGTTCACGCACCTGGACGAGAGCGGGCGGCCGCGGATGGTGGACGTCGGCGGCAAGGAGGTCACCCGCCGCGTGGCGGTGGCGGAGGGGCGCATCCGCATGTCGCCCGAGACGCTGGCCGCTATCGCCGCCGGCGAGACGCCGAAGGGGAACGTGCTCCTGGTCGCACAGCTTGCGGGCATCACCGGCGCCAAGCGCACCGCCGACCTCATCCCCCTCTGCCACCCCCTCCCGCTGACCTCGGTGGAAGTCGAAATTTCCGCGGACGATTCGCTCCCCGGAATCCGCGTTTCGGCGACCGCGAAAGTGGAGGGAAAGACGGGGGTGGAGATGGAGGCGCTGACCGCCGTAACGGTTTCGCTGCTCACGATCTACGACATGTGCAAGGCCCGCGACCGGGGGATGGAGATCTCCGGAATCCGGCTGATCGGCAAGGCGGGAGGCCGCTCCGGCACATGGACGGGGGGCACGGTGGAGGGGTGA
- a CDS encoding ATP-binding protein, whose translation MALPPVYGHDDVRRKLRSALRGGNLPQSLLIHGPAGVGKERLALWLAQLIFCDSPLEDGEACGRCHACRFVERLEHPDLHWFFPLPRPDAATPEKLREKLEESRGAELAARRADPFHIPAFDKAPAYFMGMVQNLQRFASVRPAMGTRKVFVVGDAEAMVPQESSPEAANAFLKLLEEPPADTTLILTSSNPGALLPTIRSRVLPVRVLRLAQAEVAAFLAKEKGMKPAEAESLAAVSEGAIGRALRLLPTSGGSGVLQRQRETARSLLVAATAQSAADRLAAANGIAPAGARGEFTSGLQALSLWLRDLMVVASGAPEQIAYTDDVALLNSIAKKARVRPEGVASAILRVQEAMEMAAGNVNPQLILTDLLRGMREDLVRAA comes from the coding sequence ATGGCGCTGCCTCCGGTTTACGGCCACGACGACGTGCGGCGGAAGCTGCGGTCGGCGCTGCGGGGAGGGAACCTGCCGCAGTCGCTGCTCATCCACGGCCCCGCCGGCGTGGGGAAGGAGCGGCTGGCCCTCTGGCTGGCGCAGCTCATCTTCTGCGACTCGCCGCTGGAGGATGGTGAGGCGTGCGGGCGGTGCCACGCCTGCCGCTTCGTGGAGCGCCTGGAGCACCCCGACCTCCACTGGTTCTTCCCCCTCCCCCGCCCCGACGCGGCCACGCCCGAGAAGCTTCGCGAGAAGCTCGAGGAGTCGCGCGGCGCCGAGCTGGCGGCGCGCCGCGCGGACCCGTTCCACATCCCCGCGTTCGACAAGGCGCCCGCGTACTTCATGGGGATGGTGCAGAACCTCCAGCGCTTCGCCTCCGTCCGCCCGGCGATGGGAACGCGCAAGGTGTTCGTCGTTGGCGACGCCGAGGCCATGGTGCCGCAGGAGTCCAGCCCCGAGGCCGCCAACGCCTTCCTGAAGCTGCTCGAGGAGCCGCCCGCCGACACCACCCTCATCCTCACCTCGTCCAACCCCGGCGCGCTGCTCCCCACCATCCGCTCGCGGGTGCTGCCGGTGCGCGTGCTGCGGCTGGCGCAGGCGGAGGTCGCCGCGTTCCTGGCCAAGGAGAAGGGGATGAAGCCCGCCGAGGCCGAGTCGCTGGCCGCCGTCTCCGAGGGGGCGATCGGGCGCGCGCTGCGGCTCCTGCCCACCAGCGGCGGCTCCGGCGTCCTGCAGCGCCAGCGCGAGACGGCGCGCAGCCTGCTGGTCGCCGCGACCGCGCAGAGCGCGGCGGACCGGCTGGCGGCGGCCAACGGCATCGCCCCCGCCGGCGCGCGCGGCGAGTTCACCTCGGGCCTCCAGGCGCTGTCGCTCTGGCTGCGCGACCTGATGGTGGTCGCCAGCGGCGCCCCCGAGCAGATCGCCTACACGGACGACGTCGCGCTGCTGAATTCGATCGCGAAGAAGGCGCGCGTCCGCCCCGAAGGCGTGGCCTCCGCCATCCTCCGCGTGCAGGAGGCGATGGAGATGGCCGCCGGCAACGTGAACCCGCAGCTCATCCTGACCGACCTGCTGCGCGGCATGCGCGAGGACCTCGTCCGCGCGGCTTAG
- a CDS encoding lytic transglycosylase domain-containing protein codes for MQSLLLKLQADIEARKRRHWDVLATAKSASLGISLALIAFLLGVRAAEGRMDEGGAWMQHLGAALPARPMGLVDLQKAQIDKLTRVQANSSLYGIPADLAERIEDIANAEGIDPKVAFGLVATESEFNRHAVSPVGAVGYTQLMPSTARFFRPDLEREALFDRDTNLRLGFRFLKTLIDKYHGNLKLALLAYNRGPDRVDSLLRAGEDPDNGYARLVLRDWGKRKR; via the coding sequence ATGCAGTCGCTTCTCCTGAAGCTGCAGGCCGATATCGAAGCGCGTAAACGTCGGCACTGGGACGTGCTCGCCACGGCCAAAAGCGCCAGTTTGGGGATCAGCCTCGCGCTGATCGCGTTCCTGCTTGGAGTTAGGGCCGCCGAGGGGCGGATGGACGAGGGTGGGGCGTGGATGCAGCACCTGGGGGCCGCCCTCCCCGCCCGGCCCATGGGGCTGGTGGACCTGCAGAAGGCGCAGATCGACAAGCTCACGCGGGTGCAGGCAAACTCTTCGCTGTACGGGATCCCGGCCGACCTGGCGGAGCGGATCGAGGACATCGCGAACGCGGAGGGGATCGATCCGAAGGTGGCGTTCGGGCTGGTGGCGACCGAGAGCGAGTTCAACCGCCACGCGGTAAGCCCGGTGGGCGCGGTCGGCTACACGCAGCTGATGCCGTCGACCGCGCGGTTCTTCCGCCCGGACCTGGAGCGCGAGGCGCTGTTCGACCGCGACACCAACCTGCGGCTGGGCTTCCGCTTCCTGAAGACGCTGATCGACAAGTACCACGGGAACCTGAAGCTGGCGCTGCTGGCCTACAACCGCGGCCCCGACCGCGTGGACTCGCTCCTCCGCGCCGGTGAGGACCCGGACAACGGCTACGCCCGCCTCGTCCTCCGCGACTGGGGCAAGCGCAAGCGGTAG
- a CDS encoding cell division protein FtsX — MPYSLREALAAFRRSPLLAFLSVVAIGFSLFVIGLFGLTAWNIGRAIEKVEEKVEIVAYLDDSTTPAQLDLAQQEVRALPGVMELRYVSKTEALANAMADMQEFKDVFSDLDNNPLPASLEIRMKPGSRNPDAVKRIADRVQAYGFVEDVRYGRDWLDRIFLLRRLAGGAASVIGIAFALVAAIIIATAVRIAVFARREEISIMRLVGATDGFVQRPFILEGLMTGLMGGVLAAALTWGAYRILSATMFRIEFIPAQWMIGVVLIGTVFGFLSSMVAVRRHLEAV, encoded by the coding sequence ATGCCGTACTCCCTTCGCGAGGCGCTGGCCGCCTTCCGCCGCAGCCCGCTGCTGGCCTTCCTTTCCGTCGTCGCCATCGGCTTCTCCCTCTTCGTCATCGGCCTGTTCGGACTGACCGCCTGGAACATCGGGCGGGCGATCGAGAAGGTGGAGGAGAAGGTGGAGATCGTGGCGTACCTGGACGACAGCACCACGCCCGCGCAGCTGGATCTCGCCCAGCAGGAAGTCCGCGCGCTGCCGGGGGTGATGGAGCTGCGCTACGTCTCCAAGACCGAGGCGCTGGCCAACGCCATGGCCGACATGCAGGAGTTCAAGGACGTCTTCAGCGACCTGGACAACAACCCGCTCCCGGCGTCGCTGGAGATCCGGATGAAGCCGGGCTCGCGCAACCCCGACGCGGTGAAGCGCATCGCCGACCGCGTGCAGGCGTACGGGTTCGTGGAGGACGTGCGCTACGGGCGCGACTGGCTGGACCGCATCTTCCTCCTCCGCCGCCTGGCGGGCGGCGCCGCGTCGGTGATCGGCATCGCCTTCGCCCTGGTGGCCGCCATCATCATCGCCACCGCGGTGCGCATCGCCGTGTTCGCGCGGCGCGAGGAGATCAGCATCATGCGGCTGGTGGGCGCCACCGACGGCTTCGTGCAGCGCCCGTTCATCCTGGAGGGGCTGATGACGGGGCTGATGGGCGGCGTGCTGGCCGCGGCGCTCACCTGGGGCGCCTACCGCATCCTCAGCGCGACCATGTTCCGCATCGAGTTCATCCCCGCGCAGTGGATGATCGGCGTGGTGCTGATCGGCACCGTGTTCGGCTTCCTGAGCAGCATGGTGGCGGTGCGCCGCCACCTGGAGGCGGTCTGA
- a CDS encoding murein hydrolase activator EnvC family protein, producing MRRRVRTFAAAGLALALPLAAIAQQGGRTRPAAQQLTESQRRLQEIRAERSQLRGELSGIRSRVHDVTSEIRNIQRQREVSAALLRELSFQMGETQRKIEETTEELLRTQDELAQKKALLNRRLRDIYKRGPMQTEEALLTANSFADLLNRYKYLYLVARRDRTLVGDVGELQHQLELREQELRRSYTDLTYLQNERETENAQLGNMAAQRTSTLSSLRSHERTTVQRIDELLRDERRLTSLMATLEARRREDERRERDRLAAAERDRVAARAAGRPAPATPTPVAPRAAPTMTTSSMGNLGWPVQGNVVYRFGRALQTNGTAIRYNGIGIGAAAGSPVRAVEGGKVEMAAPFEGYGPTVVISHGGGYYSLYLYLKDIQVQPGATVAKGQVVGTVGGEGTPEGAHVEFQIRTPGGEAVDPLAWLRGR from the coding sequence GTGCGCCGGCGGGTCCGCACCTTCGCCGCGGCCGGGCTGGCCCTGGCGCTGCCGCTGGCGGCCATCGCGCAGCAGGGCGGGCGCACGCGGCCGGCGGCGCAGCAGCTCACCGAGAGCCAGCGGCGGCTGCAGGAAATCCGCGCCGAGCGCTCGCAGCTGCGCGGCGAGCTGTCGGGGATCCGCAGCCGCGTGCACGACGTGACCAGCGAGATCCGCAACATCCAGCGCCAGCGCGAGGTGAGCGCGGCGCTGCTGCGCGAGCTCAGCTTCCAGATGGGCGAGACGCAGCGGAAGATCGAGGAGACGACCGAGGAGCTGCTGCGCACGCAGGACGAGCTGGCGCAGAAGAAGGCGCTGCTGAACCGGCGCCTGCGCGACATCTACAAGCGCGGGCCGATGCAGACGGAGGAGGCGCTGCTGACCGCGAACTCGTTCGCCGACCTGCTGAACCGCTACAAGTACCTGTACCTGGTCGCCCGGCGCGACCGCACGCTGGTGGGCGACGTGGGCGAGCTGCAGCACCAGCTGGAGCTGCGCGAGCAGGAGCTGCGGCGGAGCTACACCGACCTGACCTACCTGCAGAACGAGCGGGAGACGGAGAACGCGCAGCTGGGGAACATGGCGGCGCAGCGCACCAGCACGCTGTCGTCGCTGCGCTCGCACGAGCGCACCACGGTGCAGCGCATCGACGAGCTGCTGCGCGACGAGCGGCGGCTGACCAGCCTGATGGCCACGCTGGAGGCCCGCCGCCGCGAGGACGAGCGCCGCGAGCGCGACCGACTGGCCGCCGCCGAGCGCGACCGCGTGGCCGCGCGCGCCGCCGGCCGCCCCGCGCCCGCGACTCCGACGCCCGTCGCTCCCCGTGCCGCGCCGACGATGACCACGTCGAGCATGGGCAACCTGGGGTGGCCCGTGCAGGGGAACGTGGTGTACCGCTTCGGCCGCGCGCTGCAGACGAACGGGACCGCGATCCGCTACAACGGCATCGGCATCGGCGCGGCGGCGGGGAGCCCGGTGCGCGCGGTGGAGGGCGGCAAGGTGGAGATGGCGGCGCCGTTCGAGGGATACGGCCCCACGGTGGTCATCAGCCACGGCGGCGGCTACTACTCGCTCTATCTCTACCTGAAGGACATCCAGGTGCAGCCCGGCGCCACGGTCGCCAAGGGCCAGGTGGTCGGCACCGTGGGCGGCGAAGGCACCCCCGAGGGCGCCCACGTGGAGTTCCAGATCCGCACCCCCGGCGGCGAGGCGGTGGACCCGCTGGCCTGGCTGCGCGGGCGGTGA